Proteins encoded by one window of Elaeis guineensis isolate ETL-2024a chromosome 12, EG11, whole genome shotgun sequence:
- the LOC105055339 gene encoding HMG1/2-like protein, whose protein sequence is MKGGKSKADTSKKADSKLSTKRRGTEKAKKTAKKAKAGKDPNKPKRPPSAFFVFMEEFRKQFKEKNPNNKLVSVVGKAGGDKWKSMSDADKAPYVAKANKYKTEYTKNMAAYNKKQSEGPNKNDDEEEEESDKSKSEVNDDEDDEEGSEGEEEEDEE, encoded by the exons GCTTTCGACGAAGAGGAGGGGGACGGAGAAGGCGAAGAAGACGGCGAAGAAGGCGAAGGCTGGGAAGGACCCGAACAAGCCAAAGAGGCCGCCCAGCGCCTTCTTTGTCTTCAT GGAGGAGTTCAGGAAGCAGTTCAAGGAGAAGAACCCTAATAACAAGCTGGTGTCCGTG GTCGGCAAAGCTGGAGGTGATAAGTGGAAATCCATGTCTGATGCT GATAAGGCTCCATATGTGGCCAAGGCAAACAAGTACAAGACCGAGTACACCAAGAACATGGCCGCCTACAATAAGAAACAG TCCGAGGGACCAAATAAAAACGAtgatgaggaagaagaagaatccGACAAGTCCAAATCTGAGGTGAACGATGATGAGGATGACGAAGAAGGGAGCGAAGGG gaagaggaggaagacgagGAGTAG